From Bacillus sp. FSL K6-3431, the proteins below share one genomic window:
- a CDS encoding glycosyltransferase family 2 protein, with amino-acid sequence MKLLTIFTPTFNRAFCLDNCYQSLLRQTSKDFVWLIVDDGSTDSTKQLVDEWLQEKKIEIRYIWQENVGMHGAHNTAYELIDTELNVCIDSDDYMPKDAVEKINHFWRKYGSEKVSGLIGLDANTNNEVIGTRLPEKLKSSTLFHLYNDHGITGDKKLVFRSELTKQFRYPIFQNEKYVGLAYKYYMLDREYEMLLLNEVLCCVEYLQDGSSLNMFNQYRKNPKGFAFYRKELMKLPFADITYKYRQAIHYVSSSLLMNNKNFLKETPSKGLTIIAIPMGILLYFYILSKTRVAKD; translated from the coding sequence ATGAAGTTATTAACGATATTTACTCCAACTTTTAATCGAGCCTTTTGCTTGGATAATTGTTACCAAAGCTTATTACGCCAAACGAGTAAAGATTTTGTCTGGCTTATCGTTGATGATGGTTCAACAGATAGCACGAAACAATTAGTGGATGAGTGGCTCCAAGAAAAGAAGATTGAAATCAGATATATTTGGCAAGAAAATGTTGGTATGCATGGTGCGCACAACACTGCGTATGAATTAATTGATACTGAGTTGAACGTTTGTATCGATTCTGATGATTATATGCCAAAGGATGCTGTAGAAAAGATCAATCACTTTTGGAGAAAATACGGTAGTGAAAAAGTGAGTGGCCTAATTGGATTAGATGCAAACACGAATAATGAAGTGATTGGCACAAGATTACCAGAAAAATTGAAAAGTTCAACATTGTTTCATCTCTATAATGACCATGGTATCACAGGTGATAAGAAGCTTGTTTTCCGCTCAGAATTAACGAAACAATTTCGATACCCAATTTTTCAAAACGAAAAATATGTAGGGTTGGCATATAAATATTATATGTTAGATAGGGAATATGAAATGTTACTTTTAAATGAAGTATTATGTTGCGTGGAATATCTTCAAGATGGTTCATCATTAAATATGTTTAATCAATACAGAAAAAACCCGAAAGGTTTTGCATTTTATCGAAAAGAATTGATGAAATTACCATTTGCAGATATAACGTATAAATATAGGCAGGCTATACATTATGTGTCTAGTAGCTTATTAATGAATAACAAAAATTTCTTAAAAGAAACCCCAAGTAAAGGATTAACTATTATAGCTATTCCAATGGGCATACTACTATATTTTTATATTTTATCGAAAACAAGAGTCGCAAAAGATTAA
- a CDS encoding EpsG family protein produces MTFLWLNLFIVFILSFFARYFSTAVLAAGSIPTIKPNKTLVTGALLSLVIISGLRNNIGDTYFYKRIYEINDFTWEFITSQKDIGFGLLQMLLKNYSDDPQIMIFTTALITNILIISVLFKYSRMFELSTYVYITGGLFLVSMNGIRQVLAAAIIFTATKYLMNGSWAKYFAVVILASMFHQSALILIPIFFLVRYKAWSNATYILLFFSIAIVIGFDQFSALLFSAIGDTQYGQYSNFDEGGASIVRVAVDAVPLVIAYLGREKFREIFPSSDYIVNMALIGFIFMLISTQNWIFARFAIYFSLYQLILISWIIKLFCKKDQRFVYYVLLICYGLYYFYENVITLNILYKSDFLEHLF; encoded by the coding sequence ATGACCTTTCTATGGTTAAATCTTTTCATCGTATTTATACTATCCTTTTTTGCTAGATATTTTTCCACTGCAGTATTAGCGGCAGGTTCGATACCTACAATTAAACCCAATAAAACCTTAGTAACCGGTGCACTACTGTCACTAGTAATCATTTCTGGTCTTAGAAATAATATTGGAGATACTTATTTTTATAAACGTATATATGAGATCAATGATTTTACTTGGGAATTTATCACCTCACAGAAAGATATTGGTTTTGGATTGCTACAAATGCTCTTAAAAAATTATTCAGATGATCCCCAAATCATGATTTTTACAACTGCTCTGATCACTAACATTCTGATCATTTCTGTTTTATTTAAATATTCCAGGATGTTTGAGCTAAGTACGTATGTTTATATTACAGGTGGCTTATTTTTAGTTTCAATGAATGGTATTAGGCAAGTGCTTGCCGCAGCCATTATTTTTACCGCGACGAAATACTTAATGAATGGAAGTTGGGCCAAATATTTCGCTGTTGTTATTCTTGCCTCCATGTTCCATCAAAGTGCATTGATTCTGATTCCGATTTTTTTCTTAGTTAGGTATAAAGCGTGGTCTAATGCAACATATATTTTGCTTTTTTTCTCGATCGCGATAGTAATTGGTTTTGATCAGTTTTCAGCGCTTTTATTTTCTGCTATTGGGGACACACAGTATGGGCAATATTCAAATTTTGATGAAGGTGGAGCAAGCATTGTTCGTGTTGCTGTAGATGCTGTACCGCTTGTCATCGCTTATCTTGGCAGGGAGAAATTTAGGGAGATATTTCCAAGCAGTGACTATATCGTTAACATGGCTCTAATCGGCTTTATTTTCATGCTCATTTCCACGCAAAACTGGATATTTGCAAGATTTGCTATTTATTTTAGTTTATATCAATTAATTCTCATATCCTGGATCATCAAACTTTTCTGTAAAAAAGATCAAAGATTCGTTTACTATGTGTTACTTATTTGTTATGGATTATATTATTTTTATGAAAATGTAATCACATTAAATATTCTTTATAAAAGTGACTTTCTCGAGCATTTATTTTAA
- a CDS encoding glycosyltransferase family 1 protein gives MMKIDPPKRVLHIVSSMGRGGAETLIMNIYRNIDRRKVQFDFITHNYDIEDYDDEIKEMGGKIYNIPSLGTIGPFQYMKKLMAIMSDSTYVAIHAHTDYQSGIPALAAKMCGIENRVCHSHSNNWLKQHGFKEKLMLKGLQAIIKFSATKLCSCSEEAARFLFGTNKVSILKNGIDISEYTETDPNNRKSVLKELYLSEDAKVIGHVGRFSESKNHLFILRVLKKLVKEDSRFVAILVGEGPLRKEVEIEAERIGLLEHIRFLGVRTDIPRLMNAFDVFLFPSLFEGFGIVMLEAQSSGTPCIAATSVPKSTDMGLGLVKYLHLEEHIDLWCDGIKASLLIDKPNKYFIINNISELGFNIQRNLNDWLRLYGISNTEVPQR, from the coding sequence ATGATGAAAATAGATCCTCCTAAAAGGGTCCTCCATATTGTAAGTTCAATGGGGAGAGGGGGTGCCGAAACATTAATCATGAATATTTATCGAAACATAGACCGTAGAAAAGTCCAATTTGACTTTATTACTCATAATTATGACATAGAAGACTATGATGATGAAATTAAGGAAATGGGTGGAAAAATATATAATATTCCCAGCCTTGGAACTATCGGTCCTTTTCAGTATATGAAAAAGTTGATGGCTATCATGTCTGATAGTACTTATGTTGCAATCCATGCTCATACGGATTACCAAAGTGGTATTCCGGCATTAGCAGCGAAAATGTGCGGAATAGAAAATAGGGTTTGTCATTCACACAGTAATAATTGGCTAAAACAGCATGGTTTTAAAGAAAAGCTCATGTTAAAGGGGTTACAAGCAATAATTAAGTTCTCAGCAACAAAGCTTTGTAGCTGTAGTGAAGAAGCAGCAAGGTTTTTATTCGGAACTAATAAAGTGAGTATTCTAAAAAATGGGATTGATATAAGTGAGTATACCGAAACGGACCCAAACAATAGAAAGAGTGTGTTAAAGGAACTTTATTTATCTGAAGATGCAAAGGTCATTGGTCATGTAGGCCGTTTTTCGGAATCAAAAAATCATCTGTTCATCTTAAGGGTTTTGAAAAAGCTAGTGAAAGAGGACTCAAGATTTGTAGCCATCTTAGTTGGGGAGGGTCCTTTAAGGAAAGAAGTTGAGATAGAAGCTGAACGGATAGGATTATTGGAACATATTAGGTTTTTAGGAGTTAGAACTGATATTCCTAGACTGATGAATGCCTTTGATGTTTTTCTTTTCCCATCTTTATTTGAAGGCTTCGGTATTGTCATGCTAGAAGCGCAAAGTTCTGGGACTCCTTGTATTGCCGCAACGTCAGTGCCTAAAAGTACGGATATGGGGCTAGGGTTAGTAAAATACCTTCACCTTGAGGAACATATTGACCTATGGTGTGATGGCATTAAAGCCTCCCTTTTAATTGATAAGCCAAATAAGTATTTCATAATAAACAATATATCGGAACTTGGATTTAATATTCAAAGGAATTTGAATGATTGGTTAAGATTATACGGAATTAGCAACACTGAAGTTCCTCAAAGATGA
- a CDS encoding glycosyltransferase yields the protein MKKKILITSFDLAIGGVERSLIGLLNHFDYSKYDVDLMLFKHEGEFFPYLPSEPHLLAEVPKYTTFRKSISQIAKEGYYQLGVSRALAKSISYFHGKIKNIDEPGYLTIQYGWEMTSPFLPKLNNEYDVAIGFLWPHHFIGGKVKAKKKIGWIHTDYSNIHVNKNIENRMWNKLDHIVAVSDECSQTFLKEYPDFKEKTLVIENILSPTFIKEQASLEVPIEIKKSPTKTILVTVGRLSHAKGLDQAIRACKKLVDEGYDIAWYVVGYGPLEDTLKKLIDLLALQDRFILLGKKVNPYPYIKACDIYVQPSRYEGKAVTIREAQILGKPVVITNFPTAKSQACDEFDALITPLSIDGIVTGIQRLIEDRQLKESLISNISKEDYGNELEVEKLYQLMEA from the coding sequence ATGAAGAAAAAAATATTAATCACCTCTTTTGATTTGGCAATTGGCGGTGTGGAGCGTAGTTTAATCGGTTTATTAAATCATTTTGACTATAGCAAATACGATGTAGATTTAATGCTTTTTAAACATGAAGGAGAATTTTTCCCATATTTACCTTCAGAACCACATCTGTTAGCAGAAGTACCGAAGTACACTACCTTTCGGAAATCAATTAGTCAGATCGCAAAGGAAGGATATTATCAGCTAGGGGTTTCAAGGGCATTAGCAAAATCAATTAGTTATTTCCACGGGAAAATAAAAAATATCGATGAGCCAGGATATTTAACCATCCAATATGGATGGGAAATGACAAGTCCCTTTTTACCAAAACTGAATAATGAATATGATGTGGCCATAGGTTTCCTGTGGCCACATCACTTTATAGGTGGGAAAGTGAAAGCGAAGAAAAAAATTGGCTGGATCCATACGGATTACTCAAATATTCATGTCAATAAGAACATCGAAAATCGGATGTGGAATAAATTAGATCATATCGTCGCTGTTTCGGATGAGTGTTCACAAACTTTTTTGAAAGAATATCCAGATTTCAAAGAAAAGACTTTAGTGATTGAAAATATTCTATCTCCTACTTTTATTAAAGAACAAGCAAGCTTAGAGGTGCCGATAGAAATAAAAAAGTCACCAACAAAAACAATTTTAGTAACAGTAGGACGGCTTTCACATGCAAAAGGTTTAGATCAAGCAATAAGGGCTTGTAAGAAATTGGTTGATGAAGGATATGACATTGCATGGTATGTAGTTGGATATGGTCCCCTTGAAGATACATTAAAGAAATTAATTGATCTATTAGCTCTTCAAGATCGCTTTATTCTATTAGGTAAAAAAGTGAACCCTTATCCTTATATAAAAGCATGTGATATTTATGTTCAGCCATCCAGGTATGAAGGGAAGGCAGTAACGATTCGCGAGGCACAGATTTTAGGAAAACCAGTTGTCATTACTAATTTTCCAACTGCAAAAAGCCAAGCATGTGATGAATTTGATGCGCTAATCACACCGCTTAGTATAGATGGTATCGTTACAGGCATTCAGAGATTAATAGAAGATAGGCAGTTAAAAGAAAGTTTAATATCCAATATAAGTAAAGAAGATTATGGAAACGAGCTGGAAGTAGAAAAACTATATCAATTAATGGAAGCATAA
- the galE gene encoding UDP-glucose 4-epimerase GalE, giving the protein MAILITGGAGYIGSHTCVELLNAGFEIIVVDNYINSKPQSLKRVSEITGKSFKAYEMDLLDEEKLEKVFTDNTIDAVIHLAGLKAVGESVHTPLLYYEFNIISTVRLCNVMKKYNVKNLVFSSSATVYGVPESIPINENAHLTAMSPYGRSKLMIEEILRDLYESDHGWSIALLRYFNPVGAHETGLIGEAPNGIPNNLMPYITQVAVGKLKELNVYGNSYPTFDGTGVRDYIHVVDLAKGHLKALEKATEKPGIEAYNLGTGKGYSVLEMIAAFEKASERNIPYKITGPRSGDIAVCYADPSKAIIELGWTAEKGIEEMCTDSWRWQFNNPNGYDENTNILNSANPRLFTFSGDFPVELVNEDEYVKELNY; this is encoded by the coding sequence ATGGCTATACTTATTACGGGTGGAGCCGGCTATATCGGCAGTCATACATGTGTGGAATTATTAAATGCAGGTTTTGAAATTATTGTCGTGGATAATTATATCAATAGTAAACCGCAGTCATTAAAGCGTGTGAGCGAGATAACTGGCAAAAGTTTTAAAGCGTACGAAATGGATTTGTTAGATGAGGAGAAGTTGGAAAAAGTATTTACAGATAACACCATTGATGCAGTTATTCATTTAGCGGGATTAAAGGCGGTTGGCGAGTCTGTTCATACCCCACTTTTGTACTATGAGTTTAATATTATTAGTACAGTAAGACTATGTAATGTAATGAAGAAATATAATGTGAAAAATTTAGTTTTTAGCTCATCAGCTACTGTATATGGCGTACCAGAATCCATTCCGATTAACGAAAATGCACATTTAACCGCAATGAGTCCATATGGAAGATCTAAACTAATGATTGAAGAAATCTTACGCGATCTGTATGAATCGGATCACGGTTGGAGTATTGCACTTTTAAGGTATTTTAATCCAGTTGGAGCCCATGAAACCGGCCTTATCGGTGAGGCACCTAACGGCATCCCTAATAATTTAATGCCTTATATTACTCAAGTGGCAGTTGGTAAATTAAAAGAATTAAACGTCTATGGCAATAGTTATCCAACGTTTGATGGTACGGGTGTAAGAGACTATATTCATGTAGTTGATCTGGCTAAGGGACATTTAAAAGCGCTTGAAAAAGCAACTGAAAAACCCGGTATAGAGGCGTATAACCTTGGAACTGGGAAAGGATATAGTGTATTAGAAATGATAGCTGCTTTTGAGAAGGCATCAGAAAGAAATATACCATATAAAATAACTGGTCCGCGCTCTGGTGACATTGCCGTTTGTTACGCGGATCCTTCTAAAGCAATAATAGAACTTGGTTGGACTGCGGAAAAGGGAATTGAAGAAATGTGTACAGATTCCTGGAGATGGCAATTCAATAATCCAAATGGTTACGATGAGAATACAAATATATTAAATTCAGCTAATCCTCGCTTATTTACATTTAGCGGGGATTTTCCTGTTGAACTGGTAAATGAAGATGAGTATGTAAAAGAATTAAACTATTAG
- a CDS encoding sugar transferase, whose protein sequence is MKRLLDTICSIFLLILFSPHLLITGLLIKVILGGPILFKQQRPGLQARPFYLYKFRTMTDKRDQQGNLLPDNLRLTTFGVFLRKCSLDELPQLINVIKGDLSLVGPRPLLMDYLPLYTEEQSKRHLVRPGITGWAQVNGRNAISWERKFELDIWYVHHQSLLLDLKILLLTTKKVLLSVGINQPGNATMESFTGTKSTVKEGHG, encoded by the coding sequence ATGAAAAGACTCTTAGATACTATCTGTTCCATCTTTTTATTAATCCTATTTTCACCACATTTGTTGATCACCGGATTATTAATCAAAGTGATATTAGGTGGTCCAATCTTATTTAAGCAACAACGTCCCGGATTACAGGCAAGACCATTTTATTTATACAAATTTCGTACAATGACGGATAAAAGGGATCAACAAGGAAATCTACTTCCAGACAATTTACGTCTTACTACTTTTGGTGTATTCCTACGAAAGTGTAGTTTAGATGAATTGCCTCAACTAATAAATGTGATCAAGGGAGATCTTAGTTTAGTAGGACCTCGCCCCTTATTAATGGATTATCTACCACTGTACACAGAAGAACAATCCAAACGTCATTTAGTTAGACCAGGAATCACCGGTTGGGCACAGGTGAATGGACGGAATGCGATAAGCTGGGAACGGAAATTTGAATTAGATATTTGGTATGTGCACCATCAATCCCTGTTACTTGATTTAAAGATTTTATTATTAACGACAAAAAAGGTGCTTTTGTCAGTCGGAATAAATCAACCGGGAAATGCTACAATGGAAAGCTTTACTGGAACAAAGTCTACTGTAAAAGAGGGGCATGGATGA
- a CDS encoding acetyltransferase → MKIAIIGKGGHSKVIQDIISLHSRLKIVAYLDDKYDELSRKEDIFFGPILAAEIINDMFKDVKFIIAIGNNKLRRLIVNQLKLTKESYVTLIHPTATISISAKIGCGSVVMAHTVINADTHIGEHTIINTASVIEHDNQLGDFVHISPNATLTGAVKIEDGAQVGAGATIIPKIKIGKWSVIGAGATVIHSIPPYCTAVGVPAIVKNNQLIEGV, encoded by the coding sequence ATGAAAATAGCTATTATTGGAAAAGGCGGTCATAGTAAAGTCATTCAAGATATTATTTCTTTGCATAGTAGACTTAAAATTGTTGCGTATTTGGATGATAAATATGATGAATTATCAAGAAAAGAAGATATATTTTTTGGTCCCATATTAGCCGCGGAAATAATTAATGACATGTTTAAAGATGTGAAGTTTATTATTGCAATCGGAAATAATAAACTTAGAAGATTGATTGTTAATCAGTTAAAACTTACCAAAGAAAGTTATGTAACACTCATTCATCCAACCGCAACCATCAGTATAAGCGCAAAAATAGGCTGCGGATCAGTTGTTATGGCCCATACAGTAATTAACGCTGATACTCATATTGGTGAACATACGATTATCAATACAGCTTCCGTTATTGAACATGATAACCAATTAGGCGATTTTGTTCATATCTCACCTAATGCAACATTAACTGGCGCGGTTAAAATTGAGGATGGTGCGCAGGTTGGGGCTGGAGCGACAATTATCCCGAAAATAAAAATCGGAAAATGGTCAGTTATCGGGGCAGGTGCAACTGTCATTCATTCTATCCCTCCTTATTGTACTGCTGTTGGTGTGCCAGCTATAGTAAAAAATAATCAACTGATAGAGGGTGTTTAA
- a CDS encoding aminotransferase class I/II-fold pyridoxal phosphate-dependent enzyme, with the protein MIEIAKKDRIFLSPPHLSGNEMKYMQEAIDTNWIAPLGPNVDAFEAEIASYVGAKGAVAVSSGTAAIHLALSLLEVKTGDIVFCSSLTFVASANPILYQGAEPVFIDSEPETWNMSPQALARAFEEAALAGTLPKAVIVVHLYGQSAKMDEILSICNQYDVPMIEDAAESLGSIYNGRKSGTFGKLGVFSFNGNKIITTSGGGMLVSNDVVALQKARFLATQSKDPAPHYQHSKVGFNYRMSNILAGMGRAQLEVLEKRIISRRFIFSQYYRELSHIPGIHFMPELKNTLSNRWLTALTNDESKTGISTGVLLRALVEANIEARPVWKPLHLQPLFKGMKYFPHQEHHNVSEQLFMTGICLPSGSNMTEENLMRVIDCLKDELNQRV; encoded by the coding sequence ATGATTGAGATAGCTAAGAAAGATAGAATTTTTCTTTCGCCACCGCATTTATCAGGTAATGAAATGAAATATATGCAAGAAGCGATTGATACGAATTGGATTGCGCCACTTGGTCCGAATGTAGATGCTTTCGAAGCCGAAATAGCTAGTTACGTAGGAGCTAAAGGAGCTGTTGCAGTTAGTTCAGGTACTGCAGCGATTCATTTAGCTCTTTCTTTATTAGAGGTTAAAACGGGAGATATTGTTTTTTGTTCGAGCTTAACGTTTGTAGCAAGTGCTAATCCTATCCTATATCAAGGAGCGGAACCAGTTTTTATCGATTCCGAGCCGGAAACCTGGAATATGTCCCCACAAGCACTTGCAAGAGCTTTCGAAGAAGCGGCACTTGCTGGAACATTGCCGAAAGCAGTAATCGTTGTTCATTTATATGGCCAAAGTGCGAAAATGGATGAAATACTTTCTATATGTAATCAATATGATGTACCAATGATTGAGGATGCGGCTGAGTCACTAGGTTCTATTTATAATGGAAGGAAAAGTGGTACCTTTGGAAAACTTGGTGTGTTTTCATTTAATGGGAATAAAATTATTACTACATCAGGGGGCGGAATGCTCGTATCAAATGATGTAGTCGCTTTACAAAAAGCACGCTTTTTAGCCACGCAATCTAAGGACCCTGCACCACATTATCAGCATAGTAAGGTAGGATTTAATTATCGAATGAGTAATATTTTAGCAGGGATGGGAAGAGCACAGCTTGAAGTATTGGAAAAAAGAATTATATCTAGGAGATTCATATTTTCACAGTATTATCGGGAATTATCTCATATACCAGGCATTCATTTTATGCCAGAATTGAAAAATACGCTGTCTAATCGCTGGCTTACAGCTTTAACAAATGATGAGAGTAAAACAGGAATATCTACTGGCGTTTTATTACGCGCGTTAGTGGAGGCGAATATTGAAGCGCGCCCTGTTTGGAAGCCCCTGCATTTGCAACCACTATTTAAGGGGATGAAATACTTTCCACATCAAGAACATCATAATGTATCGGAACAATTATTCATGACTGGCATATGCCTGCCTTCTGGTAGTAATATGACCGAAGAAAATTTAATGAGGGTGATCGATTGTCTTAAAGATGAATTAAACCAAAGGGTTTAG
- a CDS encoding helix-turn-helix domain-containing protein, producing the protein MIGKNICKIRKKKGLTLTELANRAGIAKSYLSNIERNVNKNPSINVMEKIASVLEVDLKTLLDPELTNEPKLPQLDAEWIDLVHELKESGIKKEEIKEFKTLLEFIKWQNKHTKDS; encoded by the coding sequence ATGATAGGGAAAAATATATGTAAAATACGAAAAAAAAAGGGACTGACATTAACAGAGCTGGCAAATCGGGCTGGTATAGCCAAATCATATTTAAGCAATATTGAAAGGAATGTGAATAAGAATCCTTCCATAAATGTGATGGAAAAAATAGCCTCTGTTTTAGAAGTAGACCTTAAAACACTACTAGATCCAGAATTGACTAATGAGCCCAAACTACCTCAGCTTGATGCGGAATGGATTGATCTTGTACATGAACTAAAGGAATCAGGGATCAAAAAAGAAGAAATTAAAGAATTTAAAACATTGCTTGAATTTATTAAGTGGCAAAATAAGCATACTAAAGATAGTTAA
- a CDS encoding glycosyltransferase family 2 protein: MSRKVSIIVPVYKVEKYIHRCVDSILEQTYTNVEVILVNDGSPDNCGPIIDDYASEDFRIVVVHKENGGLSDARNVGMEYVTGEYTLFVDSDDWLEKNMIEEMVNIGLNFKADIVQSAFYYAYEDHLLYDNRYYSKRDSPTILNNQVLMAELVNNQKVKNFAWGKLYKTKIIKDLPFKKGVLFEDVFWAHKVMQQVNTYVIVHQPMCYYFQRSDSIVAHYTLKNLDILEGLKERHRFIEENYPDLTDESYRVILKTCLIHYNLLFLNRKKDKAGLRRKEIHAYIKRNYSEFGNAAKGDTQLEQQLRLFKLHPYVNIFFLLVGKILRKLRFIPRPIGLERIKLHSRV; encoded by the coding sequence ATGTCACGAAAAGTAAGTATTATTGTTCCCGTATATAAGGTTGAAAAATATATTCATAGATGTGTAGATAGTATTTTAGAACAAACTTACACAAATGTGGAAGTTATTTTAGTGAATGATGGATCACCAGATAACTGCGGTCCGATTATTGATGACTATGCTAGTGAGGACTTCCGGATTGTAGTAGTACACAAAGAAAATGGTGGTTTATCGGACGCTAGAAATGTTGGAATGGAATATGTAACAGGAGAATATACGTTGTTTGTAGATAGTGATGATTGGTTAGAAAAGAATATGATTGAAGAAATGGTGAATATAGGTCTTAATTTTAAAGCTGATATTGTGCAATCGGCTTTTTATTATGCCTATGAAGACCATTTACTTTATGATAATCGATACTATTCAAAGCGAGATTCTCCTACCATTTTAAACAATCAAGTTCTAATGGCTGAATTGGTAAATAACCAAAAGGTTAAAAACTTCGCATGGGGAAAACTATATAAAACAAAAATCATCAAGGATCTACCTTTTAAAAAGGGGGTATTATTCGAAGATGTATTTTGGGCTCATAAAGTGATGCAGCAAGTAAATACTTATGTTATCGTGCATCAACCAATGTGTTACTATTTCCAGCGGAGCGACAGTATTGTTGCTCATTATACATTAAAAAATTTAGACATATTAGAAGGCCTCAAAGAAAGACATCGTTTTATTGAAGAAAATTATCCTGATTTAACAGATGAATCTTATAGAGTGATATTGAAAACCTGTTTGATTCATTACAATCTCTTATTTTTAAATAGAAAAAAGGACAAAGCAGGATTACGAAGAAAAGAAATCCACGCTTATATCAAACGTAATTACAGCGAATTCGGGAATGCTGCCAAAGGAGACACACAATTGGAGCAGCAGTTGCGGTTGTTTAAGCTACATCCATATGTAAATATATTTTTCCTCTTAGTAGGAAAAATTCTAAGGAAGTTAAGATTTATACCTCGGCCTATCGGGTTAGAACGAATCAAGCTTCATTCTAGAGTATGA
- a CDS encoding CDP-glycerol glycerophosphotransferase family protein, whose amino-acid sequence MNQLVGKLKKYIALLMIHIFNCFPIKGNKIFMFSYYGSQYGCNPKYITEYMLQHTPKGRFDIVWAFNDIKQKEHIPNIRKVKTMTFQYFYELCTSKVVITNFRTTDLFVKRKKQYYIQTWHSSLRLKQIEKDAEDALPPNYVEMAKKDSNKCDLLLSGCKYSTDIFKRSFWYDGEIFEHGTPRNDLLFKKDPLIKGGILNELNIPIDYKVILYAPTFRKDNDLAVYDLNYSNILKGLKEKFGGRWICLVKLHPHLMSKSSQLVYGDHVVDVTSYNDIQELLNISDALITDYSSLMFDYSITERPCFLYVPDYKEYIKQDRNLYFDLLELPFKKAMNNGDLLEKIKLFDSEKYNGDLSHFFEGIGSFENGNASEVLVKRINKICF is encoded by the coding sequence ATGAATCAGCTAGTTGGAAAACTGAAAAAGTATATAGCTTTGCTCATGATTCACATTTTTAATTGCTTTCCTATTAAGGGAAATAAAATTTTTATGTTTAGTTATTATGGTAGTCAATATGGATGTAACCCTAAATATATAACGGAGTATATGCTCCAGCATACTCCTAAGGGAAGATTTGATATTGTATGGGCCTTTAATGATATAAAACAAAAGGAGCATATACCTAATATAAGAAAAGTAAAAACCATGACTTTTCAATACTTTTATGAGCTATGTACGTCTAAAGTGGTGATTACGAATTTTAGAACGACAGATTTATTTGTAAAAAGAAAGAAACAGTATTACATCCAAACATGGCATAGTTCATTACGCTTAAAGCAAATCGAAAAAGACGCAGAAGATGCACTTCCACCGAACTATGTCGAGATGGCTAAAAAGGATTCAAATAAATGTGATCTCTTATTATCTGGCTGTAAATATAGTACAGATATCTTTAAGAGGTCTTTTTGGTATGATGGAGAAATTTTTGAACACGGGACACCAAGAAATGATTTACTTTTCAAAAAAGATCCTTTAATAAAAGGGGGAATTTTAAATGAATTAAACATACCTATTGATTATAAGGTCATTTTATATGCCCCAACCTTTAGAAAAGATAATGATCTAGCAGTATATGATTTGAATTATTCTAATATATTAAAAGGTTTAAAAGAGAAATTTGGTGGAAGATGGATATGTTTAGTAAAATTACATCCCCATTTAATGTCAAAATCTAGCCAGTTAGTTTATGGCGATCATGTTGTAGATGTGACTAGCTATAACGACATTCAAGAACTACTAAATATTTCTGATGCCTTAATAACTGACTACTCATCCTTGATGTTCGATTATTCAATTACAGAAAGACCGTGCTTTTTATACGTACCTGATTATAAAGAATATATAAAACAAGACAGAAATTTATATTTTGATTTATTGGAATTGCCCTTCAAAAAAGCAATGAACAACGGGGACCTTCTTGAAAAAATAAAATTATTTGATTCGGAAAAATACAATGGCGACTTAAGTCACTTTTTTGAAGGAATTGGCTCCTTTGAAAATGGAAATGCTAGCGAGGTTTTAGTAAAGCGAATAAATAAAATTTGCTTTTAG